The genomic interval TTGCAACTTTAGGTGGTAGACTTTGCAACTTTAGGTGGTAGACTTTGCAACTTTAGGTGGTAGACTTTGCAACTTTAGGTGGTAGACTTTTGGTTAGAAAAAACTTAGACTGCGCAGTACCTGTACATTGCAAAATATTGAGACTGAGTATGAGTGGTTTGAGTCACTACCATAAGAGTAGATTATGTCTGACAGTACTAGAAGCTGCTAATGTATGGTTGGCAACTTTATCTCCAATCACCAGAAAGAATTATGCTTCGGGGATCAAATTCCTGGTTTCTAATAATATACTAGATGGTTCTATGAAGCTGGAAAGTTTAGTTTGTTTTGATCATTGTGATGCTTTGAACAAGATAAAATCCTTAACAAGTACTTGTTCAGGAAAGCCTATTTCTGAGGCTTCAAAACAAGCTAGGGCTGCCTGTTATATATCTTTTACCAAGTTTCTTTATAGGTTAACTAAAGGTATTATAAAACAAGCTAGTCCTTCTAGAGATTTTGGAAATTCCACATTTTATAAGATCAGAGATAAGGTGAAAACAGAGTTCATATCTAAGCAAGAGTGGCTGTTGTTTTTTGATGCCCTGAAAAGAATTAGCTTTAGAGATTACCTAATAGGGAAACTAATAATTCAAGGAGTTAGAAAATTAAATGAGGTAATTTCTCTTAGAACGGAAGATTTATCTTTTGCACAGAATCTGGTCACTTTCAAGGTAAAAAAGAGACAAAATAGGTTTCAGGAGGTTAAAGTAAACTATCCTAGTTTCTTAATGCAAGAATTGCGTGACTATCTTGGAAATAGAGAAGGCTGGGTTTTTGTTTCTGGAGAAGGACAACAGGTGGCCATTAATCAAGTTTATTACTATTTTAAGCTGGCAGAAAGTGATATTAATTCTCCAATTAAAGTTACACCTCATGTTCTTAGAGCCAGCGCTCTGGCTTATCTGAAAAAAATGGGATTTGCAGATCAAGAAATAATGAGAGTTTCTTGTTTGTCTTCAACTCAAATGTTATCTGCTTATGATACAGGTAATATAGATAACATTACTTCTCAGTTGCCTTTGATATTTTAATATAATTTTAATTATACAGGACTAAAGAAACCTCTGTGGTTTAGTTTTATTTTTAGTGGAAATGGATCATTTCCACTTTAAGATTAGATAAGAGATACTTTTTTCGAAGCATTTTCGGATGCTATGGATTTGTCATAGGCATATATCATCTTCGAAGAAGAATGACCGGTGACTTTCATAATTTCAGAATCTGAACAACCCATTTTTTTATATTCTGTTACAGCCGTAGCTCTGAGAACATGAGGTGTAACTTTAAATGGTATATTTGCTTTTATTCCCGCTTTAGCAAAAGTGCCTGCTAGTTGTTTCAGGGAAACCCCTTTTCCTTTCTTGGTTACAAAAACTAAGCCTGATCTATTTCCAAGATAGACTTGAATCAATTTCATAAATTGTTGGGGATAGGTTATAATTGTTATTTTGGATACAC from Chlamydia felis Fe/C-56 carries:
- a CDS encoding tyrosine-type recombinase/integrase codes for the protein MSGLSHYHKSRLCLTVLEAANVWLATLSPITRKNYASGIKFLVSNNILDGSMKLESLVCFDHCDALNKIKSLTSTCSGKPISEASKQARAACYISFTKFLYRLTKGIIKQASPSRDFGNSTFYKIRDKVKTEFISKQEWLLFFDALKRISFRDYLIGKLIIQGVRKLNEVISLRTEDLSFAQNLVTFKVKKRQNRFQEVKVNYPSFLMQELRDYLGNREGWVFVSGEGQQVAINQVYYYFKLAESDINSPIKVTPHVLRASALAYLKKMGFADQEIMRVSCLSSTQMLSAYDTGNIDNITSQLPLIF